The Posidoniimonas polymericola genome includes a window with the following:
- the xylB gene encoding xylulokinase, translating to MSASSKNVFLGVDIGTSGTKTIAIDAAGNLLAQASAAYPCHHPKPLWSEQDPADWRAATFKTIRAVVKKAELKPADVKAIGLSGQMHGSVFLDKSDDVIRPALLWNDQRTAAECDEIETRAGGRKKLIKLVANPALTGFQAPKILWLRNHEPRNFAKLQKVLLPKDYVRLHLTGERATEVSDASGTLLLDVVNRRWSKPLLSKLELDASLLPACYESEEVTGKLLPAVAKQLGLSTDCVVVGGAGDCAAGAVGNGVVQRGVVNSSLGTSGVVFCHSETPEYDPDGRLHTFCHAVRGKWHMMGVTLSAAGSLQWYADALCKTAGGKSESFDKLVAEAAETAVGADGLFFLPYLAGERTPHADPLARGAFIGLTQAHGRGELTRAVLEGVTYSLRDCLDIMTGLGVTAKEVRATGGGARSEFWRQLQADVFGKRVVSMQADEGPAFGVALLAAVGAGEYASIAEACSATVQTATESKPQAKPRRFYDRGVEVYRSLYQSLKDDYRRIAELTS from the coding sequence ATGAGCGCGTCGTCTAAGAACGTATTCCTCGGCGTCGACATCGGCACGTCCGGCACAAAAACGATTGCAATCGATGCCGCCGGCAACCTGCTGGCACAGGCGTCGGCGGCGTACCCCTGCCACCATCCCAAACCGCTGTGGAGCGAGCAAGACCCGGCCGACTGGCGCGCGGCGACCTTCAAGACCATCCGCGCGGTGGTGAAGAAGGCCGAGCTCAAGCCGGCCGACGTCAAGGCGATCGGGCTGTCGGGGCAGATGCACGGCTCGGTGTTCCTCGACAAATCGGACGACGTGATCCGCCCTGCCCTGCTGTGGAACGACCAACGCACCGCCGCCGAGTGTGACGAGATCGAAACCCGAGCCGGCGGCCGCAAGAAGCTGATCAAGCTGGTCGCCAACCCGGCGCTGACCGGCTTCCAGGCGCCAAAGATACTGTGGCTGCGGAATCACGAGCCGAGGAATTTTGCGAAGCTGCAGAAGGTTCTGCTGCCCAAGGACTACGTGCGGCTCCACCTGACCGGCGAGAGGGCCACCGAGGTTTCCGACGCTAGCGGCACGCTGCTGCTGGATGTCGTGAACCGACGGTGGTCGAAGCCGCTGTTGTCGAAGCTCGAGCTCGACGCCTCGCTGCTGCCGGCGTGCTACGAGTCGGAGGAGGTCACCGGCAAGCTGCTGCCGGCGGTCGCCAAGCAGCTCGGCCTGTCGACCGACTGCGTGGTGGTGGGCGGAGCGGGCGACTGTGCGGCGGGCGCAGTCGGCAACGGCGTTGTGCAGCGGGGCGTGGTAAACAGCTCGCTGGGGACCTCGGGCGTCGTCTTCTGCCACAGCGAGACCCCCGAGTACGACCCCGACGGTCGGCTGCACACGTTCTGCCACGCGGTCCGCGGCAAGTGGCACATGATGGGCGTCACGCTCTCGGCGGCCGGCTCGCTGCAGTGGTACGCCGACGCCCTCTGCAAAACGGCGGGCGGCAAGTCGGAATCGTTCGACAAGCTGGTCGCCGAAGCGGCCGAGACCGCTGTCGGCGCCGACGGGCTGTTCTTCCTCCCCTACCTGGCCGGCGAGCGCACCCCGCACGCCGACCCGCTCGCCCGCGGGGCGTTTATTGGGCTGACCCAGGCGCACGGTCGGGGAGAGTTGACCCGGGCGGTGCTCGAGGGCGTGACGTATTCCCTCCGCGACTGCCTAGACATCATGACCGGGCTGGGGGTCACGGCGAAAGAGGTTCGCGCGACCGGCGGCGGCGCCCGGAGCGAGTTTTGGCGTCAGCTGCAGGCCGACGTATTCGGCAAGCGGGTGGTCTCGATGCAGGCCGACGAGGGGCCGGCGTTCGGCGTCGCGCTGTTGGCGGCGGTGGGCGCGGGCGAGTACGCCAGCATCGCCGAGGCGTGTTCCGCTACAGTCCAGACCGCGACCGAGTCGAAGCCACAGGCCAAACCCCGCCGGTTCTACGACCGTGGGGTCGAGGTCTACCGCTCGCTTTACCAATCGCTGAAGGACGACTACCGCCGGATTGCCGAGCTCACAAGCTAG
- a CDS encoding DUF6798 domain-containing protein, with protein MKSDYSQDLPNRLSAAARIVEVLLVLTVFFVIGGTPVPGVNEPHYLGRFKHFWDPAWCQGDLFFESPDAHLTVVLLAGWLTHFLSLPAFAWLGRLAAWGVLAFAWQRLSWRVAPLRWCSVLTAALWVTGIEQLHLAGEWVVGGVEAKAFAYAFVLLALKAYLDDCWSRVWVLLGIASALHALVGGWSVLVLLCLWAAYHRRESPLRSMLPGLIAGGAISLLGVLPPILMNRGVDPEVVSQANEIYVFFRLPHHLALLSMRDDWLSNRALRHTWMLVLLACCGALLVLRRRRLAPPLREDPIQNDDAPLRLVRFAWGAATLMLIGFAIEAGLADHPAAAAKLLKYYWFRLTDVAAPLAAALWLGAALTTAVRGQKRWSAALLLVLLAAPVWHFSTALSARLGKPAPPADRRVADYGSWLEACRWVDENAPPGARFLVPLHSHTFKWRTGHAEVVSYKDVPQDAPHLVQWHATVNDIYYHTNEAGQRRSVRSLSHLGASRLQELGREYGADFALTVNYRPVSLPVAHHNAHYTIYDLRD; from the coding sequence GTGAAGTCCGATTATTCACAGGATCTTCCTAATCGCCTGAGCGCCGCGGCGCGGATCGTGGAGGTCCTGCTGGTCCTGACCGTTTTCTTTGTGATCGGCGGGACGCCGGTTCCCGGGGTCAACGAGCCGCACTATCTGGGCCGTTTCAAGCACTTCTGGGATCCTGCCTGGTGCCAGGGCGACCTGTTCTTCGAGTCGCCCGACGCCCACCTGACCGTGGTGCTGCTGGCGGGCTGGCTAACTCATTTCCTCAGCCTGCCGGCGTTTGCCTGGCTCGGCAGGCTGGCCGCGTGGGGGGTGCTAGCATTCGCGTGGCAGCGGCTGAGCTGGCGGGTCGCGCCGCTGCGGTGGTGCTCGGTCCTGACCGCCGCCCTGTGGGTGACCGGCATCGAGCAGCTGCACCTGGCGGGCGAGTGGGTCGTCGGCGGGGTCGAGGCCAAGGCCTTCGCCTACGCCTTCGTGCTGCTAGCGCTCAAGGCGTACCTCGACGATTGCTGGAGCCGTGTGTGGGTGCTGCTGGGCATCGCCAGCGCGCTGCACGCGCTGGTCGGCGGCTGGTCGGTGCTGGTGCTGCTCTGCCTGTGGGCCGCGTACCACCGCCGCGAGTCGCCGCTGCGGTCGATGCTGCCCGGCCTGATCGCCGGCGGGGCGATCTCGCTGCTGGGGGTGCTGCCGCCGATCCTGATGAACCGCGGCGTCGACCCGGAGGTGGTCTCGCAGGCGAACGAGATCTACGTCTTCTTCCGCCTGCCGCACCACCTAGCGTTGCTCTCGATGCGGGACGACTGGCTCTCGAACCGGGCTCTGCGGCACACGTGGATGCTGGTGCTGCTCGCCTGCTGCGGGGCGCTGCTCGTGCTCCGCCGTCGCCGTCTTGCCCCGCCGCTGCGGGAAGACCCCATCCAGAACGACGACGCCCCGCTGCGGCTGGTGCGGTTTGCGTGGGGCGCCGCCACGCTGATGCTGATCGGCTTCGCGATCGAGGCCGGCCTCGCCGATCACCCCGCGGCGGCCGCCAAGCTGCTGAAGTACTACTGGTTCCGGCTCACCGATGTGGCGGCCCCGCTGGCGGCCGCGCTGTGGCTGGGAGCGGCGCTCACCACCGCGGTCCGCGGGCAGAAACGCTGGTCGGCGGCCCTGCTGTTGGTGCTCTTGGCGGCGCCGGTCTGGCACTTCTCGACCGCGTTGTCCGCCCGCCTCGGCAAACCGGCGCCGCCGGCCGACCGCAGGGTCGCCGACTACGGCTCGTGGCTCGAGGCGTGCCGCTGGGTCGACGAAAACGCCCCGCCCGGCGCGCGGTTCCTGGTCCCGCTGCACTCGCACACCTTCAAATGGCGGACCGGGCACGCCGAGGTGGTCTCGTACAAGGACGTCCCGCAGGACGCCCCGCACCTTGTCCAGTGGCACGCGACGGTTAACGATATCTACTACCACACCAACGAAGCCGGCCAGCGGCGGTCCGTCCGCTCGCTCTCCCACCTCGGCGCCAGCCGGCTGCAAGAGCTCGGCCGGGAGTACGGCGCCGACTTCGCCCTCACCGTCAACTACCGCCCGGTCAGCCTGCCGGTCGCGCACCATAACGCCCACTACACCATCTACGACCTGCGAGACTAG
- a CDS encoding HAD family hydrolase: MTKPIRAVAFDMDGTMANSEDVYEHVGTETLRRRGHEFTDELRHRMMGQPAAQALAVMIAHHGLSDTIEALEVEGEELFWEIAHTILKPMPAVREFLSAVDGAGLPRCVVTSGSRRYADRILGEIGLDGFQFKITADDVTNGKPHPEPYLLAAERFGVAPDEMLVLEDSGNGCKSGVAAGAVTVALPNHHTAGHDFSGATLVADTLADPAIRGLLKLS; this comes from the coding sequence GTGACCAAGCCCATCCGCGCCGTGGCCTTCGACATGGACGGCACCATGGCCAACAGCGAAGACGTCTACGAGCACGTCGGGACCGAGACCCTCCGCCGCCGCGGGCACGAGTTCACCGACGAGCTGCGGCACCGGATGATGGGCCAGCCGGCGGCTCAAGCGCTCGCCGTGATGATCGCACACCACGGCCTGTCCGACACCATCGAGGCGCTCGAGGTTGAGGGCGAAGAGCTGTTCTGGGAGATCGCCCACACGATCCTCAAGCCGATGCCGGCCGTGCGGGAGTTCCTTTCCGCGGTCGACGGCGCCGGCCTGCCGCGTTGCGTGGTGACCAGCGGCTCGCGTCGCTACGCGGACCGCATCCTGGGCGAGATCGGCCTCGACGGCTTCCAGTTCAAGATCACCGCCGACGACGTCACCAACGGCAAGCCTCACCCCGAGCCGTACCTGCTGGCGGCGGAGCGGTTCGGCGTCGCGCCGGACGAGATGCTCGTGCTCGAGGACAGCGGCAACGGCTGCAAGTCGGGCGTCGCGGCCGGAGCGGTGACGGTCGCCCTGCCGAACCACCACACCGCGGGTCACGACTTCTCGGGCGCGACCCTGGTGGCCGACACGCTGGCCGACCCCGCGATCCGTGGGCTGCTCAAGCTGAGCTAG
- a CDS encoding acylphosphatase, with protein MEQRVVHFQGRVQGVGFRYTTCQEARALNVTGYVKNLPDGRVELVAEGEPAELDRLLAGVREQLGGFIRSEQTDTLPATGHYNDFRVTH; from the coding sequence GTGGAACAGCGAGTCGTACACTTCCAGGGTCGCGTCCAGGGAGTCGGCTTCCGCTACACCACCTGCCAGGAGGCCCGCGCGCTGAACGTGACCGGCTACGTCAAGAACCTGCCCGATGGGCGGGTTGAGCTGGTCGCCGAGGGCGAGCCGGCCGAGCTCGACCGGCTCCTCGCCGGGGTCCGCGAACAGCTCGGTGGCTTCATCCGTAGCGAGCAGACCGACACCCTCCCGGCGACCGGGCACTACAACGATTTCCGCGTCACGCACTAG
- a CDS encoding ABC-2 transporter permease — translation MPVLPLANLQLWLTPLWMVSLGVTIAVLVLLAVYGVLWLVSRRVAERMAVSFSEGMLLPISYVLGAFVAVFVLGAATAPTSLVLDSFKRLPYVRPIETTVEIPANVEDHEVTAVSFQAEELTSYQFTSDQDVRIGIEPGQAYGQSMVVLGGEADGYEWSPGSKNLRGFVGKVDKLYVTNEGDAPAQLTLRFDTDVRVPEVHHVRTVVISVLSVFALYFALQWLLPAISNISVATAKEAVGQPLFLLFLLIGGAALLIYIVIPYNTFGEDVKMLKDSGLTTIMVLAMIFAMWTASATVAEEIEGKTALTLLSKPISRRQFIIGKYFGILWPVLVMFVVLGPILMASVSYKVVYDARETSNPQPKWEECYDEMIQVPSGLTLAFMETAILSAISVAISTRLPMMPNLIICGSIYVLGHLGPLIVQSSIGQIEFVAFFGRLISVVIPNLDNLNIQAAIAAGVPVPSVYLWMAAGYTLLYCTAAMLLALILFEDRDVA, via the coding sequence ATGCCCGTGCTCCCGCTCGCTAATCTGCAGTTGTGGCTGACCCCGTTGTGGATGGTGTCGCTCGGCGTGACGATCGCTGTGCTGGTGCTGCTAGCGGTGTACGGCGTGCTGTGGCTCGTTTCGCGCCGGGTCGCGGAGCGGATGGCGGTGTCGTTCAGCGAGGGGATGCTGCTGCCAATCAGCTACGTGCTGGGGGCCTTCGTGGCGGTGTTTGTGCTGGGCGCCGCAACCGCGCCGACCAGCCTGGTGCTCGACTCGTTCAAGCGGCTGCCGTATGTCCGGCCGATCGAAACCACGGTCGAGATCCCCGCCAACGTCGAGGACCACGAGGTGACGGCGGTCTCGTTCCAGGCCGAAGAACTCACCAGCTACCAGTTCACCAGCGACCAGGACGTGCGGATCGGCATCGAGCCGGGCCAGGCCTACGGGCAGTCGATGGTGGTGCTCGGCGGCGAGGCAGACGGCTACGAGTGGTCGCCCGGCAGCAAGAACCTGCGGGGCTTCGTCGGCAAGGTCGACAAGCTGTACGTCACCAACGAGGGGGACGCCCCCGCCCAGCTCACGCTGCGGTTCGACACCGACGTCCGGGTGCCGGAAGTGCACCACGTGCGGACGGTCGTGATCTCGGTGCTGAGCGTCTTTGCCCTGTACTTCGCCCTGCAGTGGCTGCTGCCGGCGATCTCGAACATCTCGGTCGCGACGGCCAAGGAGGCGGTCGGGCAGCCGCTGTTCCTGTTGTTCCTCTTGATCGGCGGCGCCGCGCTGCTGATCTACATCGTGATCCCCTACAACACCTTCGGCGAAGACGTCAAGATGCTGAAGGACTCGGGCCTGACCACCATCATGGTGCTGGCAATGATCTTCGCCATGTGGACCGCCAGCGCCACCGTGGCCGAGGAAATCGAGGGCAAGACCGCCCTCACGCTGCTCTCCAAGCCGATCAGCCGCCGGCAGTTCATCATCGGCAAGTACTTCGGCATCCTCTGGCCGGTGCTGGTGATGTTTGTCGTGCTGGGGCCGATCCTGATGGCGAGCGTGTCGTACAAGGTGGTGTACGACGCCCGCGAGACCTCCAACCCGCAGCCCAAGTGGGAGGAGTGCTACGACGAGATGATCCAGGTCCCCAGCGGCCTGACCCTGGCATTCATGGAGACCGCCATCCTGTCGGCCATCAGCGTGGCGATCTCGACCCGCCTGCCGATGATGCCGAACCTGATCATCTGCGGCTCGATCTACGTGCTGGGCCACCTGGGGCCGCTCATCGTGCAGTCGTCGATCGGGCAGATCGAGTTCGTGGCGTTCTTCGGGCGGCTGATATCGGTGGTGATCCCGAACCTCGACAACCTCAACATCCAGGCCGCCATTGCGGCCGGCGTGCCGGTGCCGTCGGTCTACCTCTGGATGGCGGCCGGCTACACGTTGCTGTACTGCACCGCGGCGATGCTGCTAGCGCTGATCCTGTTCGAGGACCGCGACGTCGCTTAA
- a CDS encoding Gfo/Idh/MocA family protein, producing MIRPRIAVVGAGRLGGFHAKLSAGIESLDLVAVADPSEQNRNAIAAETGAEAVADYRTLIGKIDAAVVATPTVLHFGIVKELLDAGVHVLCEKPLTPTLGEANELVAAADASGAVLQVGHVERFNPALSVAAPRLRDPRLLRCNRTSGYTFRSTDIGAVLDLMIHDIDLVLSLVRSPVVAVEAMGLSVLGDHEDMVTAQLNFENGCVAQLNASRVSFQLERTLQAYTSRGYVGVDFNTRQTTVVEPREDVLRRGFHVDALSADQQAHLRDNLFEELLVKTTEEVPPVNALEEELNDFAHAIITGSAPRVTGADGRDAVGVAEQILLKVEEHRWDGSAEGRHGMFASPAMPVEEPARRAA from the coding sequence ATGATACGTCCAAGAATCGCAGTCGTTGGCGCCGGGCGCCTGGGTGGTTTCCACGCCAAGCTGTCGGCCGGAATCGAGTCGCTCGACCTGGTCGCGGTTGCTGACCCCAGCGAGCAGAACCGCAACGCCATCGCCGCCGAGACCGGCGCCGAGGCGGTCGCCGACTACCGAACGCTGATCGGCAAGATCGACGCCGCCGTGGTCGCCACGCCGACCGTACTCCACTTTGGCATCGTCAAGGAGCTGCTCGACGCCGGCGTGCACGTGCTGTGCGAGAAGCCCCTGACGCCGACCCTTGGCGAGGCCAACGAGCTGGTCGCCGCCGCCGACGCCTCGGGCGCCGTGCTGCAGGTCGGCCACGTCGAACGCTTTAATCCGGCGCTGTCGGTCGCCGCTCCCAGGCTGCGTGACCCGCGGCTGCTGCGGTGCAACCGCACCAGTGGCTACACGTTCCGCTCGACCGACATCGGCGCGGTGCTCGACCTGATGATCCACGACATCGACCTGGTGCTGAGCCTCGTCCGCTCGCCGGTGGTCGCCGTCGAGGCGATGGGCCTGTCGGTGCTGGGCGACCACGAGGACATGGTCACCGCGCAACTCAACTTCGAGAACGGCTGCGTCGCGCAGCTCAACGCCTCGCGGGTCAGCTTCCAGCTGGAACGCACCCTTCAGGCGTACACCAGCCGCGGCTACGTCGGGGTCGACTTTAACACCCGGCAGACGACCGTCGTCGAGCCGCGTGAGGATGTGCTCCGCCGCGGCTTCCACGTCGACGCGCTGAGCGCCGACCAACAGGCTCACCTCCGCGACAACCTGTTCGAGGAGCTCCTGGTGAAAACCACCGAGGAAGTCCCGCCGGTCAACGCGCTGGAGGAAGAGCTGAATGACTTCGCCCACGCGATCATCACGGGCAGCGCCCCGCGGGTGACCGGCGCCGACGGCCGCGACGCGGTTGGTGTGGCCGAGCAGATCCTGCTCAAGGTCGAAGAACACCGCTGGGACGGGTCGGCCGAAGGCCGCCACGGGATGTTCGCCTCGCCGGCGATGCCGGTGGAGGAGCCTGCTCGCCGGGCGGCCTAA
- the lpxA gene encoding acyl-ACP--UDP-N-acetylglucosamine O-acyltransferase, translating into MATSIAANAWVDPRAELDEEVEIGPFCTVGANVRIERGTRLLNNVTLMGHVDVGRDNTFYPNVVIGGEPQDISYTGSATKVVIGHGNMFREGVTVNRATEKEDGITSLGDENFLMANSHVAHDCKLGSRIIIANGTLLGGHVHVNDFASLSGGVAVHHYTTIGSYSFIGGLSRVLHDVPPFMLCEGTPARPRCINIVALRRNNFDPAEIDSLAEAHRLLYRSKVGLEAAREVLRGADRITPGVKKLLSFVEGQQEGRHGRGREAKRAA; encoded by the coding sequence ATGGCCACCAGCATCGCAGCGAACGCCTGGGTGGACCCGCGTGCGGAACTAGACGAAGAGGTCGAGATCGGCCCGTTCTGCACGGTGGGCGCCAATGTGCGGATCGAACGCGGCACTCGACTCCTGAACAACGTGACCCTGATGGGCCACGTCGACGTCGGCCGCGACAACACCTTCTACCCGAACGTCGTGATTGGCGGCGAGCCCCAGGACATCAGCTACACCGGCTCGGCCACGAAGGTCGTGATCGGCCACGGCAACATGTTCCGCGAGGGCGTGACCGTCAACCGCGCCACCGAGAAGGAAGACGGCATCACCTCGCTCGGCGATGAGAACTTCCTGATGGCCAACTCGCACGTCGCCCACGACTGCAAGCTCGGCAGCCGTATCATCATCGCCAACGGCACGCTGCTCGGCGGCCACGTCCACGTGAACGACTTCGCGTCGCTCTCGGGCGGCGTGGCGGTGCACCACTACACGACCATCGGCAGCTACAGCTTCATCGGCGGACTAAGCCGCGTGCTGCACGACGTCCCGCCGTTCATGCTGTGCGAGGGCACGCCCGCCCGCCCGCGTTGCATCAACATCGTGGCGCTGCGTCGGAACAACTTCGACCCGGCCGAGATCGACTCGCTCGCCGAGGCCCACCGCCTGCTCTACCGCTCGAAGGTCGGCCTGGAGGCCGCCCGCGAGGTGCTCCGCGGAGCCGACCGCATCACCCCGGGCGTGAAGAAGCTGCTGTCGTTTGTCGAGGGGCAACAAGAAGGCCGCCACGGACGCGGCCGGGAAGCAAAGAGGGCCGCATGA
- the lpxC gene encoding UDP-3-O-acyl-N-acetylglucosamine deacetylase — protein MPQSRTQHTLARPVGVTGIGYWSGQEVRVEFRPAPVGAGRFFVRDDLPGAPRIPATSASRNDAQRRTVLAANGATVDMVEHVLAALAGLEVDNCEIGVTAAEMPGLDGSAAAFVEAIAQAGLTAQAGLVRPLVVERPLRCGDADKWIEVRPPMGDRMSIEYRLDYGPDSPIGSQWLVTDVDARAFIAELAPARTFVLKHEADALIARGLGSHVSPEELLIFGPDGPIGNQLRFDDECVRHKVLDVVGDLALAGRPIVGHVVAYRSGHQLNGELVAKLLMDEQQSQQRKSA, from the coding sequence ATGCCACAGTCGCGCACACAGCACACGCTTGCCCGACCCGTCGGTGTGACAGGGATCGGGTACTGGTCCGGCCAGGAGGTGCGGGTGGAGTTCCGACCCGCCCCGGTTGGCGCGGGCCGCTTCTTTGTCCGGGACGATCTTCCCGGCGCCCCCCGCATACCGGCCACGTCGGCCAGTCGCAACGACGCCCAACGCCGCACCGTGCTCGCCGCGAACGGCGCCACGGTCGACATGGTCGAGCACGTCCTCGCGGCGCTCGCCGGGCTTGAGGTCGATAACTGCGAGATCGGCGTCACGGCCGCTGAGATGCCGGGCCTAGACGGCTCGGCCGCCGCCTTTGTCGAGGCGATCGCCCAGGCCGGGCTCACCGCCCAGGCAGGGCTGGTCCGTCCGCTGGTGGTCGAAAGGCCCCTCCGCTGCGGCGACGCCGACAAGTGGATCGAGGTCCGCCCCCCGATGGGCGACCGCATGTCGATCGAGTACCGCCTGGACTACGGGCCCGACAGCCCAATCGGTTCGCAGTGGCTGGTGACCGACGTCGACGCCCGCGCGTTCATCGCCGAGCTGGCGCCCGCCCGGACCTTCGTGCTCAAGCACGAGGCCGACGCGTTGATCGCCCGCGGGCTGGGTTCGCACGTTTCCCCCGAGGAGCTGCTGATCTTCGGTCCCGACGGCCCGATCGGCAACCAGTTGCGTTTTGATGACGAGTGCGTCCGGCACAAGGTGCTGGACGTCGTGGGCGACCTCGCCCTGGCCGGGCGACCGATTGTGGGGCACGTCGTGGCCTACCGCAGCGGTCACCAATTGAACGGGGAGCTGGTGGCGAAGCTGCTCATGGATGAGCAGCAGTCCCAGCAGCGGAAGTCGGCGTAA
- a CDS encoding OmpH family outer membrane protein, producing MLPVAAIAALLIAAPAFAQNQAGANAPKYKFAVVDINYVFKNHPQFRDKLESMQGEVQQIENQLKQDAQQLMSVEQSRATFKPGSAEFKQADEQLATGKAQFELKKNKLQKGFLEKEAKAYYEAYGQVQNEIKRYAKHYGIGVVFRFNGEEPDPAIRQQILAGINKTVQYQDSIDITPDIIAMVKASYPGKENVAERTSGAGATR from the coding sequence ATGCTTCCCGTCGCCGCGATTGCGGCTCTTCTGATTGCCGCCCCCGCCTTCGCCCAGAACCAGGCCGGCGCCAACGCCCCGAAGTACAAGTTTGCGGTGGTGGACATCAACTATGTGTTCAAGAACCACCCGCAGTTCCGCGACAAGCTGGAGAGCATGCAGGGCGAGGTCCAGCAGATCGAAAACCAGCTTAAGCAAGACGCCCAGCAGCTGATGAGCGTCGAGCAGTCTCGGGCCACGTTCAAGCCCGGCTCGGCCGAGTTCAAGCAGGCCGATGAGCAGCTCGCGACCGGCAAGGCCCAGTTCGAGCTGAAGAAGAACAAGCTGCAGAAGGGCTTTCTGGAGAAGGAAGCCAAGGCCTACTACGAGGCCTACGGCCAGGTCCAGAACGAGATCAAGCGGTACGCCAAGCACTACGGCATCGGCGTTGTCTTCCGCTTCAACGGCGAGGAGCCGGACCCGGCGATCCGTCAGCAGATCCTGGCCGGCATCAACAAGACGGTCCAGTACCAGGACTCGATTGACATCACGCCGGACATCATCGCGATGGTCAAGGCCAGCTACCCTGGCAAGGAAAACGTGGCCGAGCGCACCTCGGGTGCGGGCGCCACTCGCTGA
- a CDS encoding response regulator gives MSTPCRILIVDESPESREVLRALLERGGSETLEADRPDQALRLSSASQPDLIVCDVDSDRTTDHQASRLLVAAAVRMDAPIVFLGALKQQSAWTSGGEFVAKPYHYGPLIRRIESLLANRRAA, from the coding sequence TTGAGCACTCCCTGCCGCATCCTGATCGTCGACGAGTCCCCCGAGTCACGCGAGGTGCTGCGCGCCCTGCTCGAGAGGGGCGGCTCCGAGACCCTCGAGGCCGACCGCCCGGACCAGGCGCTGCGGCTCAGCTCCGCGTCCCAGCCGGACCTGATCGTGTGCGATGTGGACAGCGACCGCACCACCGACCACCAGGCGTCCCGGCTGCTGGTGGCCGCCGCGGTCCGCATGGACGCCCCAATCGTTTTTCTCGGCGCCCTAAAGCAGCAATCCGCATGGACTTCCGGCGGAGAGTTCGTGGCCAAACCCTACCACTACGGCCCGCTGATTCGTAGAATCGAATCGCTGTTGGCGAATCGCCGCGCGGCCTAG